The sequence GGGCAAGTGTTGAGCACCGCTAATTTATGTTTTACCAGTTCATCGTTATCCAACGTTTGTTTGAATAAATCCACGGCATAATTGAGTTCTTTATGAGAAACAAAAGGTTGGCCACATTGATGACAAATCGTTGTAGTAAAGGTTGTTTCTTGATAAAGATCCTGTTTATTGCTAACTGATAATTCAAAATCTTGGCTTAAACGAATCGCTTTTGTTGGGCAAACTTCTTCACAACGGCCACAGAAAATGCAGCGGCCTAAAAATAATGACCAAGTACGTTCGCCTGTTTCTGGATCGGTACGCATGGTAAGCGCATTAGCTGGACATGCCATTGTACAGGCTGCACAAACAATACATTGATCAGAGTTCAGTTCTGGTTTACCACGGAAATCAGGATCAACTTCATAGGGTTTAAACGGATATTTAGTGGTAACATCCCCTGCATTTAATACGGTTTTAAGTAATTTAAACATTGTGCGCCCCCTATTTTAATGGTGAATTTTTACGTTCAATGCCGTAGCGTTCGATTTCTTTGTAAGAAACCGTTTGTGCTTTGCGTTTACGTACATCCACCACTGTCACACGGTCAGTACAAGAATAGCAAGGGTCAAGGCTACCAATGATAAGTGGCGCATCTGATACCGTATTGCCACGCAACATATAACGTAAAGTTGGCCAGTTTGCATAAGTCGCTGCACGACAACGCCAGCGATATAATTTTTGGTTATCGCCAAGCATTGACCAGTGAATGTCTTCACCACGCGGCGCTTCCGTGATACCTAAGGCAAAACGTCCTGGAGTGTAATTGAAACCTTCCGTGATAATCGCACCAGTAGGCAAGTTATCCACCATATAATCAATGATATTCATGGATTCAAACACTTCATTTACCCGCACTTTCACACGAGAAATCACATCGCCACCTTGTTCGGTGAACATATTGAATGGTACATCGCCATAGCCAGAGAAGGGGTGAATTTTACGCACATCACGTGCGAAGCCGGAACCTCGAATCATCGGTCCGACCGGGCTAAAATCACGCGCAACTTGACGATCAAGCACTCCTACGCCCACAGTACGTTGTTCCATATTTGGCGTATTGAGTAAAATATCTACCAAAGTTTTAAGCTCTTCACGCATTTCTGCAATAAGCTTAATGCATTGTTCACGTTGGTGTTTCAACATATCACGGCGTACACCACCGATTAAGTTAATACCATAGGTTTTACGCGCACCAGTAAGCACTTCTGCAAGTGTCATAGATTTTTCACGAACACGGAAGAATTGCATAAAGCCAGTATCAAAACCAGTAAAGTGGCTAGATAAACCTAAGTTCAATAAATGACTGTGCAAGCGTTCCACTTCCAATAAAATTGCACGAATCCATTGTGCACGTTCAGGAATTTGAATACCTAACGCATTTTCGACTGAGTTAGCATAAGCAACACTATGGGTAAAACCGCAGATACCGCACACACGGTCAGCCAAGAAATTGACCTGATCGTAATCCATTCGGGTTTCTGCCAATTTTTCCATACCACGGTGTACATAGAATAAACGGTAGTCCGCATCAATAATATCTTCCCCATCTACAAACAAACGGAAATGTCCCGGTTCATCTGATGTAATATGGAGAGGACCGATAGGCACAATACGCGCTTCGCCTTTTTCGTTAATAAACTCATAGGTTTCCGTTGCCGTAGTTGGATCAGGACGCAAACGGTAGTCCATCGAATCTTTACGTAATGGGTAAAGATCATCTGGCCAGTCATCCGGTAACACTAAACGACGTTGATCGGGAAGACCGACGGCTTTTAAACCGTACATATCGAATAATTCACGTTCACCCCACACCGCCGCTTTGACTTTCGGTGTTACGGAAGGAAATTCGAGTGTAACAGGATCCACGAGTGCTTTAATCGTCACAAAAGTTTTGACGACACCTTCCATAGAAAGCACGTAATAAACAGCATAATGACCATGAATTGAGCGTTCATCGTTACCAAAAACCAATGGCAACCAGCCTTCATGTTGATAGTAAAGATATTCCACCACATCAGGTAACATATTGGTTTTCACCGTTAAAGTGACTTGATTTGGTGTAGACCACTCCTCATCTAAAATGGTATTCGGAAATTTTGCATTAACGGCTTCAATATAATTTTTGCCGAGCATTTTTACCGGATCGACCGATGTATTTTTAGTTAATTCCATTTTTTCCCCCAATTGTCGATCATTTCGCTAAACTTTGCCAAGGTAAAACTAGCATATCGCCAAAGGACACATGTTCAGATCCAAGCACAATTCCTACCGCACTTTTTAGTAACTGCAAGATTGGCTCTGCAATATGGATACCCATTACAAACATTAACAACAATAGTATGGCCATTGCCGCCAAAGAGACTTTACTGACTTCGCCTGCTTCCACGTTATCAGGTTGTTTGCCAAGCACTGTTTTTAATAGCATTAAGGCAAGCCCTGCAAGCACGATAGTAAGCAAAATTAAGCATAAAATAACTAACCAAGTTTTACCCGCTGTAATCCCTGCGACCACAACACTAAATTCACTAACAAATACGTTAAATGGAGGGATACCGCCCAATGCCAACGCACCACCTGCGAAAAGCACCGCACTCACTGGTGCAACACGCCATAATCCACGCACTTGATTCATATCACGGGTTTTATATTTCAATAGAATATTACCCGATGCACAGAATAATAAGGTTTTCGCAAGACTGTGGTTGATGGTGTGAAGTAAACCTGCAAATACCCCAATTGGGCCACCAAGACCGAAAGCGAAGCTGATTAAGCCCATATTTTCGATACTTGAATAAGCAAGCATACGTTTAATATCAAATTGCACGATGATAAATAACGCCGCCACAAGCACTGAAAGTAAACCAAAAATCAACATTAAAGTTTGTGGAAATTCTGCGCCAACCGCTTTTGAAACTAATGTGTAGTAACGCAACACCACAAGCATTGCACAGTTTAATAACACCGCTGATAAAATTGCACTCACTGGGCTTGGTGCTTCACTGTGTGCGTCTGATAACCAAGTATGCATTGGAAATAGACCGCACTTCGTGCCGAAACCAATCAATACGAAAGCAAATGCGATATACATCAACATTGGGTTTAAACCTATGGCTTGTTGATTCACGGCTGACCAGAAAATCGCTTGGCTTGGATCGGCAAGCACGCCATTTGCATTAGCAAAGGTTAAAAGTGTGCCGTATAAACCGAAAGCGACGCCCACAGAACAGATGATGATGTATTTCCACGCAGCTTCAAGGGATGTTTTTTGTTTGTAAGTACCGACCAAAAACGCAGAGCTTAATGTTGTCGCTTCAATGGCAACCCACATTAAAATCAAGTTATTGGTGATAACTGACACAATCATCGTAAAGAAGAATAAGTGTAAGAAACCGTGGTAATGAGCATAGGTTTTAAAATCAATATGCCCTTCTTCCAATTCTGTGTTCATATAACCGATGGAATACACACCAGCAAGTGAACCCACGACAGCAATTAAGCCTAAGAAAATAGCAGAAAGACTATCAACATACACCCAGTTGTTAAATGCACTGATACTGCCTTTTTCCAACACGCCAGAAATGACTTGTACGGAAAAGAACAACATCAAAATTAACCCGGTAATATGGAATGCGGTACAAACTGTCCGATTTTTTGTTCCGCGTAGTGCAAAGCTTTCAAAAGCGATGACTAAAGGTGCGACTAATAACGCAATTATCCATTGTTCATACATAGCGTTACCCCTTCAAACTCATAAGTTGTTTAGCATCAACAGTGTTGAAAGTGCGGTAAATTTTATTCACCAACACCACCATAATGATGACCGCAAAAATCGCATCGGTGGCAATGCCGATTTCAACTAATTCTGGCGCATTATTGGCAAGTAAAGCCAAAGTTAAATGCGCACCGTTTTCCATTAAACAATAACCGAAAACTTGTTTCACAATATTGCGTTGGCTCACAATACACACTAAACCTAAAAGGAAGTGGCTAAGTGATACTGACAACGCTGGTTTTAAATGTTCAACTAACGGTAAGTCCACTGGAATGACAACAAAGTAACATAAGCAAACGATGATAGATGTGATCGGGATCAACCAAGCGACATTCATTCCTGCAGGAGTTTGACTTTCGTCAATTTTTCGTAAAGAAAAGATTAAAATTCCTGGCACTAATAATACTTTCGTGATGAATGCACTAATGGACCACATATAAAGTTCGTGAGCTTGCATTTCAAATGCCAAATAAACGAATAACACCACCAATACAAGAGACTGTAAGCCATAGCACAACGCGGATTTTTTTGCGGTTTTTGCCATAATGACACAAAGCGATGTAATGATGAGTAAACTTGCTAATACATTGATCATTAACATAATTCTCTCCTTAACCCGCAAGGCCTAACCAATAGGCAGCGATAAAGCTAGAACACACAGACATCACCATTAAAATCACTAAAACAAATGTCATAGAGAATGGCAATGGTTGCGCATTTTGCACGTCTTCAGATGGTTTACCGATAACACATTGACCAAATTTATAAAGCAACCAAACAAATGTTGCCGTAGATTCAATCAACGCAATCACCATTAACCAAGTTACCCATGAATATTCTTGTCCAAGGTCGAAACCTGCGGCAAATAATGGGAATTTGCTGAAGAAACCGTTAAACGGTGGCACACCAGCAATAGCCAATGCGGCAATACCAAATCCTGTACCAACAACAGGCATGGTACGCATAATCCCTTGTAAACGAGGCATTGAACGTGTACCTGTGGCATAGCTCAATGAACCTGCAACCAAGAAGAATAAGCTTTTCGCAAAGGCGTGGTTAAAGATATAAGCAATCGCTGCAACAAAAGCTAATTTAGAACCTAATGCTGCAAGAGAAAGCCCGATGAAAATGTAAGAAAGTTGAGTAATAGTTGAATACGCAAGTAAACGTTTTAAATCTGCTTGTGGCAAGTACATTAAGAAACCATAAATCAATGTAATCATTGCCATCACAATTCCCACTTCACCCACAATGTGAGGAATTTCACCAGCTGACATCACGGAACGAGCGAAAATATAGACGCCCACTTTTACCATTGATGCCGCGTGCAAATACGCACTGACCGGTGTTGGCGCTTCCATCGCATTTGGTAACCAAATTTGCATTGGAAGTTGCGCTGATTTACCCCATGCGGCAAACATCACGCCAAATAACACGATAGTTTTCGCTTCTGGCGCAAGATGTTCTAACGCGGTGATAGAGAATGTGCCAGATTGGCTAAATAAATAAGCCGCAGCAAGATATAAACCTAATGAACCGACGTGAGTGATAATCAACGCTTTCATCGCTGCCGCCATTGCTTTTTGGCTTTGATAATAGCTGATTAATGCCCAAGAACATCCCCCAGTGATTTCAAAGAAAAGCAACTGACCGGCTAAAGTTGATGAATACACCAAGCCTGCCATTGCACCGATGAAGATCAATAAGAAAGCATAAAAACGAGGTAACCCGTTATGCGGATGTTCGCGGTTTTTATCGGTTAAGTAGCCACAAGAATACAAGCAAATTAAGAAACCTAAACCCACAACGGCAAAGGCAATTAATGTACTTACTGCATCTAAGGTCACGCCGAAGATTGCAGTATCACCAAATTTGACTAAATCATAGGTGACAGATTGTGCGCCATTTGCATACCACTGCCCTGCCACAGCAAGTGTGCCAAGGGTAGCAAGTGCGGCAAAAATTGTGGCGATTTTTGGGAAAGATTGTTTGTTCAACCCCACAATAAACGCACCGACAAACGGCAAAATGATTGTAATTAGTGCTAAACGTTCCATATTTCCTCCTTACAATCCTGTGAAGTAAAACACAAACGCCAACACTGAAATGCCGAAACCGACCACAGTTAAACGTCCTGTTAGCATAAAGCGGGTACGTGCCAATGTGTTTTCAAACACACATGCGGCGATAAATACCACGAGCAATTTCACAAAGAAAGAAACGATACCTAAAATAACCGCACTTACCGTGAACTCTTGTGCTGCACCGAATGGGAAAAGCACGCTCACAAAGATAGAGGCAACCACCATTGATTTTAAACTCAAACCGACTTTCAATAAGGCGAAAGAAGGGCCTGAATATTCAGTAAGTGGGCCTTCTTGAAGTTCTTGTTCTGCTTCAGCTAAGTCAAATGGAATTTTACCCATTTCAATAAAGATCGCAAAAGCCGCGGCAACTAAGGCAATTACTGTTGCTACAGGATATTGCCAAGGTTGGCTAGAAAGTGCGGTGCTAATTACTGCAAAATTCGTAGAACCTGCAATTAAAGCAATCACAATGAATGCCAACATTAAGATAGGTTCAACAAGTACGCCTAAGGTCACTTCACGGCTTGCACCTAAACTTGAGAACGTACTGTTAGAATCCAAACCCGCAATTGAGAAGAAAAAGCGGAATAACGCGAACAAATAAATAACGGTGATTAAATCACTGCCTGCCCCAAAAGGTGAGTAATGAGTAAACATGGGTAAACTCATCGCAACCACCATGACTGTGCTAATTAACACATAAGGCATAACACGAGATACCCAACCCGCATTATCTGGCCAAATATTTTGACGCGTCATTAATTTTGCAATGTCGCGATAATCTTGTAACAAGCCCGGGCCACGACGAGATTGAATACGAGCCCGAATCATCCGTGAAATGCCTGAAAAGAGCGGTGCCAAAGCGAGAAGAATTAACGCTTGCACAATGGCTAAAAAGAACATTCCAGCGGAAGTGGAAATTTCTGAAGGTAATGAAATCATAATTTCCTCCTACATCAACGCAATGGAAAGCAATAACACAACCAAGGCAATCACGAAGTACACGCAATAAACGCGGAAGTCGCCTTGTTGTAGCCATTGAATTTTACGACCTAACCATGGGATAAAATGCGCAATCGGCATTGTTACTTTTTCTTCCCAGAATGGTTCTGTTTTGGTCGCACCTGAAATTAATGCATTGATACCTTTTGCACCAGCAGGCGCAGGATCAAGCACTTGACGCAAGGTATAAAGTGGCTTGAAGATGATACGAAGCGGACGAGTAAAACTACCCGCAGAGGCTGCCATATCCATTTCATAAGCATAACCACAAGCCCAAGGATTGCCTTTGGCACGATCTAACATACGATTGCCTTTGGTATAAGCGTAATACATAAACGGCAACACAAAGAATGCAATCAACATAATGCTCACCATTGGTGTAGAAAGCACCGTATTCGGTGTATTGCTTGCTACCACTACGCCATTTTCAGCTAAATTAAGCATTTCATTATGAGAAAGTGCGGTTGCAATATTGGCAATAATTGGGGTTACCACAGAAGCGCCCACGCCTAAAAGTACGCAGAATAATGCTAAGATTGCCATTGCAATCACCATTGGTTTTGGCACTTCGCGTGCATGTGCTGCTTTTTCGCTGCGTGGTGCACCACCAAAGCTAATACCATACACTTTCACGAAACAAAGTGCGGCAAGCGCACCTGTTAAGGCAAGCATAATGATTGCAACAGGGCCAGCAATGCGTAATACCACATCATTGTGTTGGCTTAGGCTGAATAAAGATTGATAAGTAAACCATTCACTCACAAAACCATTAAATGGTGGTAATGCAGAAATTGCCATGGTACCAATCAAGAAACAGAAAGCAGTAAATGGCATTAATTTGCCAAGTCCGCCCATTAGATCCATATCTTTTGAATGTAAACGGTACATCACAGAACCCGCACCCAAGAACAACAAGCCTTTGAATACCGCATGGTTAAGTAAGTGATATAAACCGCCAAGCAAACCGACAATAGCAAGTACAGGATTATGGATTGCCATACCAATCATACCGACACCTACACCCATCATAATAATGCCGATGTTTTCTACGGTGTGATACGCCAAAAGTTTTTTGATGTCATGTTCTGCTAAGGCATAAAGTACACCAAGCACAGAAGAAACTGCGCCAAAAGCAAGCACAATCACACCAAACCACATATTGTGTGCGCCAAGTAGATCAATACCAACTTTGATGATCCCGAAGATACCGATTTTAACCATCACACCAGACATCATTGCAGAAGCATGAGAAGGTGCAGCTGGGTGAGCTTTTGGTAGCCAGCTATGTAATGGAATCATCCCTGCTTTTGCACCGAAACCAAGAAATGCCAAGATAAATACCGTAAAGGCTAAAGGCATTGAAAGCTCAGTGTGGCGGAAAGCTTCAAATTCAAAGCTACCTGCGTAGCAATAGAAAATAAAGAAAGCGATCATAATCAACACAGAACCCGCATGAGCAATGAAGAAATACAACAAGCCCGCATTGGTTGCGTTGTCATCTTGTTCGGTTAGTACTAAGAAGTAAGATGCCAAAGACATCATTTCAAAGAACACTAAAAAGTAGAAAGCGTTATCGCTGGTGACTAAGGCAACCATTGAGGCGATAAACAAATTCATAAAGAAGCCCATCGTGCCAGCGCCTTTGCCAATGTATTCTTTCACATAGGAAAAGGAATAAAGTGCGGTGATAATAACCATTAAAGAAATGACACACACCATAAACGCAGCTAATCCGTCAATGCGGATTGAAAATTGGGCGAAGTCGAAAGGGGTTGAAAACACATCAACGACCGTATCGTTGCTGATAAGCACGGGAATGCAGGCAACAATGCCTAACAAGCCACCAAGTACACCGGTCACGCCGGATATATTGATTGAAAGTTGTTCATTTTTTCGCACAGCGAGAGAAATAAACGCACCAACGACATAAATCAACAAGGACGTGATGAGCAAACTGATTGAAGAACTCATAATTTCACTCCATTGATTAACGAGTAAACAAACAATAAACTTTTATCTTGGCACGACAGGAGAACCCACCATTGCCATTTCGCGTTTTTTGCGATTTGCTTGTTCGATACTCTCATCACTAATTAAGAATAAAGTTTTTGTTGGGCAAGTTTGAATACAAGCAGGACCATCTTCACGGAAATAGCAAAGGTCGCATTTCACTGCGATAGCTTTTACACCAGGTTCCCATGCAAGCATATTATGAACATCAGTATTATTCGGTGCGGTGCGAATATCACGTTTTACCGCATCAGTGAAAGAGAAACTGTCATAGTGGTTTGGTGCGTCTAATGGCGCACTACCGTGTTGAGTAATCGCCCCGAATGGACAAGCAATGGCGCAAAGTTTACAGCCAATACACAAACCTTCGTTTAATTGAATAGTGTCATTTTCGTGCTTAATTGCATGTACAGGACATACCGTAGCACAAGGTGAATCATCACAATGACGACATAAGATCGGCACAGTAATATCGTCGTTACGCATTACTTGTAACCGCGGAAAGGATTGTAATCCAAAAGCTTTGTGTACTTCGCTGCAAGCAGCCATACAGGTATTGCATCCAATGCAATCTTTCGGATCACCTATAACAAAACGGTTCATATTTTCCCCCAAAGTATGTATAGATAGAAACAGAAAGTAGGTGGAAGGCATGACGCCAATACATCACAATAACCACTCTAGAAATAAGGATACTCCTTCGGAGTTACCCAGACTAGAGTAAAACGATTGTTTTATTGACTGAGATCATAAATTTTTTTATTTTTATCGAAGGGAAAATTTCGTATTGAGATTGACTCTCAATTCAATTTGTTAAGATTGTAAGTAATTGAAACTATTAAACTAATTATTGAAAAACAATTGCTAATGCAATGTTAAAATCCTGTTGGCATTTTCTCATTTAACACAAAAGTGCGGTAGATTTCCCACAAGTTTTGGAGATTGTTTTGAAGTGGATTTCCATCATAAAAATCCTCTTTTCTAAATGAGAATAAATAAAAAAGACATAAAAAAACACCGCACTTTGCGGTGTTTTTCATTATGTTTTTGCTATCAGCTGATTACCATTGGTAACCTACGCCAGCAGCAACCCCAGAGCGACCTTGAGTATTTGTCGTACCAGATAAGCGGATGATAATCTTACCGTTATCAGAAATACGCGACATACCTACAGCAACACCAGTTTGACCTTGGTAACTACCTGCTGCAATACCAACTAAGCTCTTACCTGGAGTATAAGCCTGCGGAATATTCGCCGCTGCCAATGCACTTGCAGTGCCTGCATCGGCATGTTTACCCACTTTATTGATCTTGTTGTTTAAGTTACCAATATTTGAAGCAACCGCATATAACTGACTACCATTTACCGCATCTGTTGAAGTAGGAGATATACGTCCTGGCGCTACATTGTGAATTTGTTGCATACCAGCGGAGATACCTTCTGTCATAACTGGCTTGCCATCTGGACCTTTCACAGGGTTACCATTTTTATCCAACACTGGTTTATCCATACCGAAGGAGATGACACGAGTGTTATCTGATACATTTGGTTTTAAGGCTCCCACAGGTTGAGTATAGTTCGCACCTGGTTTACCATCTTGCCCCATATATTTGTAATTGCCATCTGTATCTTTCATAACTGGCTTACCATCTTTGTCCAAGAATGTAGGGTTACCATTTGCATCACGAGCTACCGTGCTATTTGGAATCACCTTCACCCCTTCGTTCGTATACTCTGTAGAGTTACCAGGGTTTTTAATTTTTGGTTGATTGGTTTTCGGATCAATAACTGGGTTATTATTCGCATCTTTTTCGATTTCATCAGTTGTGTTGAAAGAAATCTTATCTCCAGACATATGAGATGTTTTTTCTACACCCGTTTTCGGATCCTTCGTATTTAATACTAAATCATTGTTTGTCAACTTAGATGTATTATTACCATCCTTATCAGATAAGGCAATTTCTTTAGGTCCCACCACAGTTTTGTTTTCATCCTTATCTGTATACGTAGTTCCTGTTGCTGCAGACGTGTTGGTATTACCATTCGTATCCTTCAACACATTCGTTGTTGGAGTACTTGTATTCGTATTACCAGCTTTATCTTTCAACTCAGATGTGCTTGCCGTAGATATGTGAGTATTACCATTTGGATCTTTCAATGTATTTCCAGTTGCTGTGTTGACATTGATATTTCCTGCTGCATCTTTGATTTCAGACTTGTCTGCTGTGGTAGTCGTCGTGTTACCAGCTTTGTCTATCAAAGTAATCGTATTCACGCCGATATTGGTAGCATTATTATCTTTATCTTTGATAGTAATTGTATCCCCTACAATCGTTGTGGATTTACCATCTTTACCATTTACGCCAATCGTACCTTGACCGTCTTTGGCAGTCATAGAGATACCATTTTTACCATCCTTGCCGTTGATACCAAATGCACCATTTCCATCTTTACCAACAGTGGCAGATACGACATCTTTACCGTCAGCATTTTTCACGATCATAGCGCCATCTTTAGGTGGAATTACATCCGTTGGAGGAACTGGTTTCGCATTTTCTTTCGGTGTTACCGTAGTTGTACCGTCCGGATTTGTAACTACCGTCACATCGCCTTCTTTGAAGTACTGGTCGCCTACTTTCACAAGGTTGTTACCATTTTTGTCAGTCGCTGTGCCACCAGTTGTAACAGAATCTATTTTTAAGTCTCTGTTAATATCAAATTTTACAAAGGTCGTTGCTTTCTTAGTACCATCCTCATTAAGAGCATCCACAGTCACCATAGATACATTCGTGTTAGCTCCATTTGCGAATTTCACATCGTCATTTGGATTTACCTTGTCGTATACTTTCGCATCTTTGCTGAATTCTTTATCAGTAGAACCAATGCCTACATTCCAACCAGAATCTTGGATTGCATTCGCCACTGCATTACCAGTCACAACACCTGCGCCTGCATTCGTTACTGTATCAGTCTTAGGATCAACGTTCAATGGAGTTCCAGCTGGTTTACCATCTGGACCTTTTTCGAATCCTACTGGTTTACCATTATCGTCTACTTTATAGTAGTTATCACCAATCTTAAGGGCTTCTGTTTTGGAACCATCTGCATGAGTGATGGTTACTTTATTCGTAACTTCCCCTTCTTTGATACCTACTGTAATTTCACGAGTGCCGTCAGGCAATGTTTTACCAGTAACTTCAATGCCGTTACTGCCTTTGAAATCAACAACGTTAGCGTTTTTCACGACGTCTTTGTAGCCATTGCCATCTTTGGCAGAGACAACCCAGCCCATATTTTGTAAGTCACCTACCGTAGCTGCTGCGTTTTTATTCACAGGAGCTGCATCAGTACCTTTCAAGTCAACTAAGTTTTCTGGTGTTGTGTTAGGTGTAGTTCCTGGTACTGTACCTTCTGGCGTAGTATCTACAGTTTCAGTGTTCAATGTGGACCCTACTCCTGTAATTTGAGTTGGTTTACCATCCTTAGATGTGACATTTAATGCGGAAGATGGTTGTGCATCTGCTGCATTATTCGTAGCTGATTTCGCCGCCTCTGTTTTCATCGTTACAGGGCTAACTGGTGTAACAGGTGTTGTTGTTACATCCACTGTCGGTGCACCTGGTTTAGGGGTACCATTTACCACATCAGCTGAGTTGTAATAGTTCTCGCCCACTTTCGTATACGTATTACCTTTACCATCTGTGTATGTATGGCTACCTACGTTCAACGTATCAGTAGCCACATTTGTGAAAGCCACATTATCCTTCGTAGCATATGTAATCTTGCCATTTTCATCCTGTTTTACAGTCAAGTTATTGCCTGCTACCATTTCCACAGTATTGCTTGGTTTAATTAACTCGCCATCATTTTTAGTGCCTGTAGTTAACTTCTCTCCACCGTCAGCGGATGTTTTTAAGTTAAAGCCAGAATTGTTGATGGCTTCCGCTACGTTTTGTACAGTAGCAACTTTGTTCAAGCCTGCCTTATCATGAGCTTTTTGGGCTGTATCCACTGGTGCCTGTTTAGCTGCTACGTCTGCTTTTTTAGCTTCCACAAGTTGTTTCAACGTTGCATTGTTAGGGTTCACTGCCAAAGCAGTTTCCGCTGCTTTTAACATTTCTTTCGCTGTCGCTAATTCTTTCACCGCTGCATCTAAGTTATCTTTTAACTCTTTAGCCTTCGCAGGATCTACAGGTGTCGCAATAGCACCTGTTTCTTTCTGATTAGCATCTACAGCTGGCTTCATTTCACCTGTAGTTACTTTCACACCATCTTCATCAACTGTTACGGAACCATTAGCTGCTTTTACATTAAATGTAACATCACTCGCCGTGTTACCGTCACGAGTCGTTACCACCGCAGTAGTACCAAGACCATTGATGAAGTTCACTGTATCATATGGTTTCACGAAATCTTTCGCAGTGCCATTGTTTTGTAAGTTCCAACCAGCGTTCAATACGTCAGACACTGTGGCTGCATTGTTGCCAATGTACTTAGGATTTGCCGCACCGTCTGCAGTTTTAGGATTAGACAGTTTAGCTGCTTCTTCCGCTGTTAATGGCGCTTTGTTAATATTGCCATTATCAGGAGTTTTACCTACTACAGTTCCATCTGGTTTTGTAATGTCTTCTGTTCCATCATTTATACTTGGAATGTTGTTCTTCACATTTTTCAATGTCGTTGGACTTGTTGTACCTTCTGGTCCATTGATAGATGTAACAACATCACCTTTTGGAACTTCTGCACCAGATCCATCAGGTTTTTCAAAGAATTTAAG comes from Haemophilus haemolyticus and encodes:
- a CDS encoding hydrogenase 4 subunit D, whose amino-acid sequence is MERLALITIILPFVGAFIVGLNKQSFPKIATIFAALATLGTLAVAGQWYANGAQSVTYDLVKFGDTAIFGVTLDAVSTLIAFAVVGLGFLICLYSCGYLTDKNREHPHNGLPRFYAFLLIFIGAMAGLVYSSTLAGQLLFFEITGGCSWALISYYQSQKAMAAAMKALIITHVGSLGLYLAAAYLFSQSGTFSITALEHLAPEAKTIVLFGVMFAAWGKSAQLPMQIWLPNAMEAPTPVSAYLHAASMVKVGVYIFARSVMSAGEIPHIVGEVGIVMAMITLIYGFLMYLPQADLKRLLAYSTITQLSYIFIGLSLAALGSKLAFVAAIAYIFNHAFAKSLFFLVAGSLSYATGTRSMPRLQGIMRTMPVVGTGFGIAALAIAGVPPFNGFFSKFPLFAAGFDLGQEYSWVTWLMVIALIESTATFVWLLYKFGQCVIGKPSEDVQNAQPLPFSMTFVLVILMVMSVCSSFIAAYWLGLAG
- a CDS encoding NADH-quinone oxidoreductase subunit C — its product is MELTKNTSVDPVKMLGKNYIEAVNAKFPNTILDEEWSTPNQVTLTVKTNMLPDVVEYLYYQHEGWLPLVFGNDERSIHGHYAVYYVLSMEGVVKTFVTIKALVDPVTLEFPSVTPKVKAAVWGERELFDMYGLKAVGLPDQRRLVLPDDWPDDLYPLRKDSMDYRLRPDPTTATETYEFINEKGEARIVPIGPLHITSDEPGHFRLFVDGEDIIDADYRLFYVHRGMEKLAETRMDYDQVNFLADRVCGICGFTHSVAYANSVENALGIQIPERAQWIRAILLEVERLHSHLLNLGLSSHFTGFDTGFMQFFRVREKSMTLAEVLTGARKTYGINLIGGVRRDMLKHQREQCIKLIAEMREELKTLVDILLNTPNMEQRTVGVGVLDRQVARDFSPVGPMIRGSGFARDVRKIHPFSGYGDVPFNMFTEQGGDVISRVKVRVNEVFESMNIIDYMVDNLPTGAIITEGFNYTPGRFALGITEAPRGEDIHWSMLGDNQKLYRWRCRAATYANWPTLRYMLRGNTVSDAPLIIGSLDPCYSCTDRVTVVDVRKRKAQTVSYKEIERYGIERKNSPLK
- the hyfE gene encoding hydrogenase 4 membrane subunit, producing the protein MLMINVLASLLIITSLCVIMAKTAKKSALCYGLQSLVLVVLFVYLAFEMQAHELYMWSISAFITKVLLVPGILIFSLRKIDESQTPAGMNVAWLIPITSIIVCLCYFVVIPVDLPLVEHLKPALSVSLSHFLLGLVCIVSQRNIVKQVFGYCLMENGAHLTLALLANNAPELVEIGIATDAIFAVIIMVVLVNKIYRTFNTVDAKQLMSLKG
- a CDS encoding formate hydrogenlyase complex iron-sulfur subunit codes for the protein MFKLLKTVLNAGDVTTKYPFKPYEVDPDFRGKPELNSDQCIVCAACTMACPANALTMRTDPETGERTWSLFLGRCIFCGRCEEVCPTKAIRLSQDFELSVSNKQDLYQETTFTTTICHQCGQPFVSHKELNYAVDLFKQTLDNDELVKHKLAVLNTCPTCKRQNSLEKTADMESNMRVKLALFDHVREIAR
- a CDS encoding hydrogenase 4 subunit F produces the protein MYEQWIIALLVAPLVIAFESFALRGTKNRTVCTAFHITGLILMLFFSVQVISGVLEKGSISAFNNWVYVDSLSAIFLGLIAVVGSLAGVYSIGYMNTELEEGHIDFKTYAHYHGFLHLFFFTMIVSVITNNLILMWVAIEATTLSSAFLVGTYKQKTSLEAAWKYIIICSVGVAFGLYGTLLTFANANGVLADPSQAIFWSAVNQQAIGLNPMLMYIAFAFVLIGFGTKCGLFPMHTWLSDAHSEAPSPVSAILSAVLLNCAMLVVLRYYTLVSKAVGAEFPQTLMLIFGLLSVLVAALFIIVQFDIKRMLAYSSIENMGLISFAFGLGGPIGVFAGLLHTINHSLAKTLLFCASGNILLKYKTRDMNQVRGLWRVAPVSAVLFAGGALALGGIPPFNVFVSEFSVVVAGITAGKTWLVILCLILLTIVLAGLALMLLKTVLGKQPDNVEAGEVSKVSLAAMAILLLLMFVMGIHIAEPILQLLKSAVGIVLGSEHVSFGDMLVLPWQSLAK